GACGGATACATTCAAATAAAGAGGCTCGGCAGACGGACTTTGGTCCAACGGATAAAAGCTGCCAACTGATGAGCAAATCTCAACCAGGTTCAGGCTGCACTCAAGTCATATGTGAGGGGAATTGGTATGGCGCTAAGGCACGAAGAGTTGACCAAAGAGATTCGCGCGTGTATTTTCGAGGTGCACAACGATATAGGAGTTGGGCTTAATGAAGAAACTTACCATCAAGCGCTGCTCGCATGTTTTTCAAAAAGGGGTTTTCCGACTGTTTCGAAGGAAAGAAAATATCTTGTGCATCGAGGCGCCCGACTCAAAAGGTTTGAGCTTGACCTCCTTGTATTTGAAAAAATCATCGTGGCCTTAAAGGCGGTTCCGATTGATTTCGTGCAAGCCCATTATGCGCAAATCATCTCGGAACTAAAGCTCTGGCAAAAAGATCTCGGACTTCTGGTCAATTTCGGACGACCAAGAGCCGAGATTGAAAGAATACCATTTAATGAGAAAGAAAAAAGAATCGGCGAAGACTATTCTGAAATAAAGAGGCAAGTCGGGGAAGCAACGCGGCATCTATTGGCTAGAATACGAGAGGCCATCTTGTTTGTATTTGAAGCGCATGGATTGGGATATGGTAAGATGGTTTGCCAAAACCTGCTTCAAGCAGAGTTGGATTATCAGAAAATTACATATAACAACAACTTCCATGTCTC
This portion of the Cytophagia bacterium CHB2 genome encodes:
- a CDS encoding GxxExxY protein — translated: MALRHEELTKEIRACIFEVHNDIGVGLNEETYHQALLACFSKRGFPTVSKERKYLVHRGARLKRFELDLLVFEKIIVALKAVPIDFVQAHYAQIISELKLWQKDLGLLVNFGRPRAEIERIPFNEKEKRIGEDYSEIKRQVGEATRHLLARIREAILFVFEAHGLGYGKMVCQNLLQAELDYQKITYNNNFHVSVQYDGEAIGLYKTKAFNIEDQLLCTVTAIQNQISLLDVTRMRTYLKHSGFVAGLLINFGKSCLEIKAILR